Proteins encoded by one window of Cloeon dipterum chromosome 4, ieCloDipt1.1, whole genome shotgun sequence:
- the LOC135942400 gene encoding uncharacterized protein LOC135942400 isoform X3: MLEKQIFSLLVLVLLVLGTGHSSHFESPRFRNGPRNIIIVEEADQCCFRRLFSGKKVAPHSIRRSMPVRSVQECEHACLGEKQFLCEGFNLRVDNHGFGRGSCELTDVTSNKLGDSLLKNFVDDYEFSFYERQGGSPQCGPASSSSHGGGNSYSGTATFVPSQGPPGGYNNGNGFPPNQRPPSYPFGQPPGKPQGPYGRPGQGNYGPGPGSNNFGPRPQGPGPNNYGPGPNSFGPGPNNNFGSGPNSYGPGPNNFGPGPNRPGPSNFGPGPNSYLPGNNFVENPYRNSGGGGNWQQFSSSSYGNNRPHEQGPISPGSNYNQGQGGWNNNQNTVGFYGPAGNNYGGNGGNFNRPLPPPPPPPGYGPNRPPPNGPPISGPWNSNDDECFARVWSGQRLDKLAIRGSSSHPSMGGCQLECLQAKDFVCRAYSYRHGPPGSPGDSCILSDRPMPELHPREGLVPDNDFETYERILSGRGCEHIAPFPSSTPWQVPVPTPGESPIKGGNDNDPLPPLLATQLPGVQDRPNSLSQTAQDCYAEYWPSARLSPNVVTVATHAPTLTECLSRCTNSQQKWKTPCRSLAYRHGVHDHNCLLSELAQRDLRPNSDFVHDEDKSIGDGWRLMAWDWSDERCRVPGYGGSTSLNTWDADRDKNNWNQRPAGGYGSTAPPSSFSTSFGGGSGYGGSSIPPPPPTYSTGSSYFGSNQLGGSGGDAMAFTVSGKPCAAGHVCTMNPGAEFWSCPLDSNHGKDWDYCCSPTHRCGYSEGMQMPWCYVGLSKLQWRPCSERYWPYQNSRMDDREGRFLPVAYLHKSGPPGSEELHTNRNQTTLNASHSDNVTYERINERWPQQNETLISSATNSTEQTSTTTAKTTEANKDQDDSMEMIPVNLTVVEAEI; this comes from the exons ATGCTGGAAAAGCAGATTTTCTCGTTGCTTGTGCTtgtgctgctggtgctgggcACGGGCCACTCTTCGCATTTCGAGAGCCCAAGATTCAGAAATGGGCCCAGGAACATCATCATCGTCGAGGAGGCGGACCAGT GCTGCTTCCGCCGTTTGTTTTCTGGCAAAAAGGTGGCCCCTCACTCGATTAGACGTTCAATGCCAGTTCGCTCAGTCCAGGAGTGTGAGCATGCTTGTTTgggagaaaaacaatttttgtgcgAAGGTTTCAATTTAAG AGTTGACAACCACGGTTTCGGGCGCGGGAGTTGTGAGCTGACCGACGTGACCTCCAACAAACTCGGCGACagtcttttgaaaaatttcgttGACGACTACGAATTCAGCTTCTACGAGAGACAGGGTGGCTCCCCGCAATGCGGCCCAGCTTCCTCTTCGTCCCACGGTGGTGGCAACTCTTACTCTGGCACCGCAACGTTTGTGCCCTCTCAGGGTCCTCCTGGCGGATACAACAATGGCAACGGTTTCCCCCCGAATCAACGCCCACCGTCGTATCCGTTTGGGCAACCTCCTGGCAAACCGCAAGGTCCTTATGGCAGACCAGGGCAGGGCAATTATGGTCCTGGACCTGGGTCAAATAATTTCGGACCGCGACCCCAAGGACCTGGACCAAATAATTACGGGCCTGGACCAAACAGTTTCGGACCTggaccaaataataatttcgggTCTGGACCTAACAGTTATGGACCGGGACCTAACAATTTCGGACCTGGACCAAACAGACCAGGACCCAGCAACTTTGGCCCGGGCCCAAATAGCTACCTCCCTGGAAACAATTTCGTTGAGAACCCCTACAGAAATAGTGGTGGAGGTGGTAACTGGCAGCAATTCTCTTCATCATCGTATGGAAACAACCGGCCTCATGAGCAG ggtCCAATTAGTCCTGGATCAAACTATAACCAGGGGCAAGGAGGGTGGAACAATAATCAAAATACTGTAGGTTTTTACGGGCCGGCTGGTAATAACTATGGAGGAAACGGAGGCAATTTCAACAGACCGCTGCCTCCGCCACCACCTCCACCTGGCTATGGTCCAAACAGGCCCCCTCCCAATGGCCCACCAATAAGTGGTCCTTGGAACTCTAATGAtg ACGAGTGTTTCGCGAGGGTTTGGAGCGGCCAGCGCCTTGACAAGCTGGCCATCAGAGGTTCATCCAGCCATCCTTCGATGGGAGGCTGCCAGCTCGAATGCTTGCAAGCCAAAGACTTTGTATGCCGCGCCTACAGCTATCGCCACGGGCCCCCTGGATCCCCTGGCGACTCGTGCATTCTGTCCGACCGGCCGATGCCAGAGTTACATCCGCGAGAGGGCCTCGTGCCAGACAACGATTTTGAAACCTATGAGCGAATCCTGAGCGGAAGAGGGTGCGAACACATTGCCCCTTTCCCTTCGTCCACCCCTTGGCAAGTGCCAGTGCCCACCCCTGGAGAGTCTCCTATAAAGGGCGGAAACGACAATGACCCGCTGCCACCCCTGCTGGCTACGCAGCTGCCTGGAGTTCAGGACAGGCCAAATTCGCTATCGCAAACGGCACAAG attgttaCGCCGAATACTGGCCATCCGCGCGTCTCTCGCCTAACGTCGTCACGGTGGCCACACACGCGCCTACTCTGACCGAGTGCTTATCAAGATGTACCAATTCgcagcaaaaatggaaaacgcCATGCCGATCCCTGGCTTACAG ACATGGAGTTCATGACCACAATTGTCTTTTGAGCGAGCTTGCTCAGAGGGATCTGCGACCAAACTCTGATTTCGTGCACGATGAAGACAAGTCCATTGGAGATGGCTGGCGATTGATGGCCTGGGACTGGTCGGACGAGCGCTGTCGAGTTCCAGGTTACGGAGGTTCGACCAGTTTGAATACTTGGGATG CAGATAGGGACAAAAACAATTGGAACCAGAGACCTGCAGGGGGCTATGGCAGCACCGCGCCACCATCCAGCTTCAGCACCAGTTTTGGCGGAGGATCCGGCTACGGCGGCTCCAGTATTCCCCCACCGCCACCCACCTACAGCACTGGTAGCAGCTACTTTGGCAGCAACCAACTTGGCGGCTCCGGCGGGGACGCAATGGCGTTTACCGTCAGCGGCAAGCCATGCGCGGCAGGGCACGTGTGCACCATGAACCCTGGCGCGGAGTTCTGGTCGTGTCCCTTGGACTCAAACCACGGGAAGGACTGGGATTACTGCTGCAGCCCCACCCACAGGTGCGGATACTCGGAAGGAATGCAAATGCCATG GTGTTACGTTGGACTGTCCAAGCTGCAGTGGAGACCTTGCAGCGAAAGGTATTGGCCGTACCAAAACAGCAGAATGGACGACCGGGAGGGACGTTTCCTGCCGGTTGCCTATCTCCATAAATCAGGGCCGCCGGGCTCTGAGGAATTGCATACAAACAGAAACCAAACGACACTGAATGCCTCTCACAGTGATAACGTGAC gtacGAAAGAATAAATGAGAGGTGGCCGCAACAAAATGAAACGCTAATTTCATCGGCAACCAACAGCACAGAACAAACATCAACCACGACAGCAAAGACAACTGAGGCCAACAAAGACCAAGATGACTCCATGGAAATGATTCCTGTTAATTTGACAGTTGTAGAGGCTGAAATTTAA
- the LOC135942400 gene encoding uncharacterized protein LOC135942400 isoform X1: MLLPLLLLLAAPVRGVATAKNADKGAKQMREQVPLNSPSYSLIHMDLSTGTDIGGCFERVAIGRRLAEVSISVPLTMLTSCEKKCYENNDCRAFSFGMGRHGNGTCEMQVRNSAEKADQRRGRRPRKLETTQQPEDPDYDLFERKPECDTPSDSQHPPGEGVTMVPPFLGNVDNMGHGQGHEDNNRPGQGAQAGCFRRLFSGKKVAPHSIRRSMPVRSVQECEHACLGEKQFLCEGFNLRVDNHGFGRGSCELTDVTSNKLGDSLLKNFVDDYEFSFYERQGGSPQCGPASSSSHGGGNSYSGTATFVPSQGPPGGYNNGNGFPPNQRPPSYPFGQPPGKPQGPYGRPGQGNYGPGPGSNNFGPRPQGPGPNNYGPGPNSFGPGPNNNFGSGPNSYGPGPNNFGPGPNRPGPSNFGPGPNSYLPGNNFVENPYRNSGGGGNWQQFSSSSYGNNRPHEQGPISPGSNYNQGQGGWNNNQNTVGFYGPAGNNYGGNGGNFNRPLPPPPPPPGYGPNRPPPNGPPISGPWNSNDDECFARVWSGQRLDKLAIRGSSSHPSMGGCQLECLQAKDFVCRAYSYRHGPPGSPGDSCILSDRPMPELHPREGLVPDNDFETYERILSGRGCEHIAPFPSSTPWQVPVPTPGESPIKGGNDNDPLPPLLATQLPGVQDRPNSLSQTAQDCYAEYWPSARLSPNVVTVATHAPTLTECLSRCTNSQQKWKTPCRSLAYRHGVHDHNCLLSELAQRDLRPNSDFVHDEDKSIGDGWRLMAWDWSDERCRVPGYGGSTSLNTWDADRDKNNWNQRPAGGYGSTAPPSSFSTSFGGGSGYGGSSIPPPPPTYSTGSSYFGSNQLGGSGGDAMAFTVSGKPCAAGHVCTMNPGAEFWSCPLDSNHGKDWDYCCSPTHRCGYSEGMQMPWCYVGLSKLQWRPCSERYWPYQNSRMDDREGRFLPVAYLHKSGPPGSEELHTNRNQTTLNASHSDNVTYERINERWPQQNETLISSATNSTEQTSTTTAKTTEANKDQDDSMEMIPVNLTVVEAEI; this comes from the exons CTTCATGCGAGAAAAAGTGCTACGAGAACAACGACTGCCGCGCCTTCAGTTTCGG AATGGGCCGGCACGGTAACGGCACGTGCGAGATGCAAGTGAGGAACTCAGCCGAAAAGGCCGATCAGCGGCGGGGCAGACGGCCGCGCAAGCTGGAAACCACCCAGCAGCCTGAGGACCCCGACTACGACCTTTTCGAAAGGAAACCCGAGTGCGACACGCCGTCTGACTCGCAGCACCCACCTGGGGAAGGAGTAACGATGGTCCCGCCTTTCCTTGGCAATGTGGACAACATGGGTCACGGCCAAGGCCACGAGGACAACAACAGGCCCGGACAGGGCGCACAAGCAG GCTGCTTCCGCCGTTTGTTTTCTGGCAAAAAGGTGGCCCCTCACTCGATTAGACGTTCAATGCCAGTTCGCTCAGTCCAGGAGTGTGAGCATGCTTGTTTgggagaaaaacaatttttgtgcgAAGGTTTCAATTTAAG AGTTGACAACCACGGTTTCGGGCGCGGGAGTTGTGAGCTGACCGACGTGACCTCCAACAAACTCGGCGACagtcttttgaaaaatttcgttGACGACTACGAATTCAGCTTCTACGAGAGACAGGGTGGCTCCCCGCAATGCGGCCCAGCTTCCTCTTCGTCCCACGGTGGTGGCAACTCTTACTCTGGCACCGCAACGTTTGTGCCCTCTCAGGGTCCTCCTGGCGGATACAACAATGGCAACGGTTTCCCCCCGAATCAACGCCCACCGTCGTATCCGTTTGGGCAACCTCCTGGCAAACCGCAAGGTCCTTATGGCAGACCAGGGCAGGGCAATTATGGTCCTGGACCTGGGTCAAATAATTTCGGACCGCGACCCCAAGGACCTGGACCAAATAATTACGGGCCTGGACCAAACAGTTTCGGACCTggaccaaataataatttcgggTCTGGACCTAACAGTTATGGACCGGGACCTAACAATTTCGGACCTGGACCAAACAGACCAGGACCCAGCAACTTTGGCCCGGGCCCAAATAGCTACCTCCCTGGAAACAATTTCGTTGAGAACCCCTACAGAAATAGTGGTGGAGGTGGTAACTGGCAGCAATTCTCTTCATCATCGTATGGAAACAACCGGCCTCATGAGCAG ggtCCAATTAGTCCTGGATCAAACTATAACCAGGGGCAAGGAGGGTGGAACAATAATCAAAATACTGTAGGTTTTTACGGGCCGGCTGGTAATAACTATGGAGGAAACGGAGGCAATTTCAACAGACCGCTGCCTCCGCCACCACCTCCACCTGGCTATGGTCCAAACAGGCCCCCTCCCAATGGCCCACCAATAAGTGGTCCTTGGAACTCTAATGAtg ACGAGTGTTTCGCGAGGGTTTGGAGCGGCCAGCGCCTTGACAAGCTGGCCATCAGAGGTTCATCCAGCCATCCTTCGATGGGAGGCTGCCAGCTCGAATGCTTGCAAGCCAAAGACTTTGTATGCCGCGCCTACAGCTATCGCCACGGGCCCCCTGGATCCCCTGGCGACTCGTGCATTCTGTCCGACCGGCCGATGCCAGAGTTACATCCGCGAGAGGGCCTCGTGCCAGACAACGATTTTGAAACCTATGAGCGAATCCTGAGCGGAAGAGGGTGCGAACACATTGCCCCTTTCCCTTCGTCCACCCCTTGGCAAGTGCCAGTGCCCACCCCTGGAGAGTCTCCTATAAAGGGCGGAAACGACAATGACCCGCTGCCACCCCTGCTGGCTACGCAGCTGCCTGGAGTTCAGGACAGGCCAAATTCGCTATCGCAAACGGCACAAG attgttaCGCCGAATACTGGCCATCCGCGCGTCTCTCGCCTAACGTCGTCACGGTGGCCACACACGCGCCTACTCTGACCGAGTGCTTATCAAGATGTACCAATTCgcagcaaaaatggaaaacgcCATGCCGATCCCTGGCTTACAG ACATGGAGTTCATGACCACAATTGTCTTTTGAGCGAGCTTGCTCAGAGGGATCTGCGACCAAACTCTGATTTCGTGCACGATGAAGACAAGTCCATTGGAGATGGCTGGCGATTGATGGCCTGGGACTGGTCGGACGAGCGCTGTCGAGTTCCAGGTTACGGAGGTTCGACCAGTTTGAATACTTGGGATG CAGATAGGGACAAAAACAATTGGAACCAGAGACCTGCAGGGGGCTATGGCAGCACCGCGCCACCATCCAGCTTCAGCACCAGTTTTGGCGGAGGATCCGGCTACGGCGGCTCCAGTATTCCCCCACCGCCACCCACCTACAGCACTGGTAGCAGCTACTTTGGCAGCAACCAACTTGGCGGCTCCGGCGGGGACGCAATGGCGTTTACCGTCAGCGGCAAGCCATGCGCGGCAGGGCACGTGTGCACCATGAACCCTGGCGCGGAGTTCTGGTCGTGTCCCTTGGACTCAAACCACGGGAAGGACTGGGATTACTGCTGCAGCCCCACCCACAGGTGCGGATACTCGGAAGGAATGCAAATGCCATG GTGTTACGTTGGACTGTCCAAGCTGCAGTGGAGACCTTGCAGCGAAAGGTATTGGCCGTACCAAAACAGCAGAATGGACGACCGGGAGGGACGTTTCCTGCCGGTTGCCTATCTCCATAAATCAGGGCCGCCGGGCTCTGAGGAATTGCATACAAACAGAAACCAAACGACACTGAATGCCTCTCACAGTGATAACGTGAC gtacGAAAGAATAAATGAGAGGTGGCCGCAACAAAATGAAACGCTAATTTCATCGGCAACCAACAGCACAGAACAAACATCAACCACGACAGCAAAGACAACTGAGGCCAACAAAGACCAAGATGACTCCATGGAAATGATTCCTGTTAATTTGACAGTTGTAGAGGCTGAAATTTAA
- the LOC135942401 gene encoding inhibitor of growth protein 1, producing the protein MLNQAAAEALYSATYVENYLDCLENLPDDLQRQLSRLRELDAIYQGYADTLSQATEDFKKEQESGTFRRLHNHMQQVLIKAQEIGDEKLQAVNILQDLIENQARLLETDYKNLDFGKDQENTEPSSKELPSGPREQSSYSSNSNVSSAATANSSNNNERQSKRARRSRVEIADESYSIAIQQSTAVSERNVETRGNSSMTENVKSSSAGNSSTASNNQRKPTKKKKRKVKQEKDQKQSKRQHQQDDSPQELPIDPDEPTYCLCDQISYGEMICCDNDLCPIEWFHFSCVSLSLKPKGKWFCPRCRGDRPNIMKPKAQFLKELERYNKEKEEKA; encoded by the exons ATGTTAAACCAAGCTGCAGCTGAAGCGCTTTACTCCGCCACATACGTTGAAAATTACCTTGACTGTCTTGAAAACCTGCCTGACGACCTGCAACGTCAACTGTCCCGTTTACGCGAGTTGGATGCCATATATCAAG GATATGCTGACACGCTCAGCCAGGCCACagaggattttaaaaaagagcaggAAAGTGGGACTTTTAGGCGACTTCATAACCACATGCAGCAAGTCTTGATAAAAGCTCAGGAAATTGGTGACGAGAAGCTCCAAGCAGTGAATATACTGCAAGATCTCATTGAGAATCAAGCCCGCCTCCTTGAAACGGACTACAAAAATTTGG ACTTTGGAAAAGACCAAGAAAATACTGAACCAAGCAGCAAAGAACTGCCAAGTGGGCCCAGGGAGCAGTCAAGTTATTCGAGCAACTCAAACGTTTCTTCAGCAGCCACTGCAAACTCAAGTAATAATAACGAGAGACAGTCAAAGCGAGCTAGAAGATCGCGAGTAGAGATTGCTGATGAAAGCTATAGTATTGCAATTCAG CAATCAACTGCCGTTAGTGAGAGGAACGTGGAAACAAGAGGAAATTCGTCCATGACAGAGAATGTAAAATCTAGCTCTGCTGGTAATTCCAGCACTGCTAGCAACAACCAACGGAAACCGacgaaaaagaagaagagaaaGGTAAAGCAAGAGAAAGATCAGAAGCAGTCCAAGAGACAGCACCAGCAGGATGATTCGCCTCAG GAGTTGCCGATTGATCCTGATGAGCCTACTTATTGCTTGTGTGACCAAATATCTTACGGAGAGATGATCTGCTGTGACAACGATCTCTGCCCCATAGAGTGGTTCCATTTTTCATGCGTCTCATTGAGCTTGAAGCCAAAGGGCAAGTGGTTCTGTCCCCGCTGCAGGGGTGACCGTCCCAACATCATGAAGCCTAAGGCGCAATTTCTGAAGGAACTTGAGCGATATAACAAGGAGAAGGAAGAAAAGGCATAA
- the LOC135942400 gene encoding uncharacterized protein LOC135942400 isoform X2 — MLLPLLLLLAAPVRGVATAKNADKGAKQMREQVPLNSPSYSLIHMDLSTGTDIGGCFERVAIGRRLAEVSISVPLTMLTSCEKKCYENNDCRAFSFGMGRHGNGTCEMQVRNSAEKADQRRGRRPRKLETTQQPEDPDYDLFERKPECDTPSDSQHPPGEGVTMVPPFLGNVDNMGHGQGHEDNNRPGQGAQAGCFRRLFSGKKVAPHSIRRSMPVRSVQECEHACLGEKQFLCEGFNLRVDNHGFGRGSCELTDVTSNKLGDSLLKNFVDDYEFSFYERQGGSPQCGPASSSSHGGGNSYSGTATFVPSQGPPGGYNNGNGFPPNQRPPSYPFGQPPGKPQGPYGRPGQGNYGPGPGSNNFGPRPQGPGPNNYGPGPNSFGPGPNNNFGSGPNSYGPGPNNFGPGPNRPGPSNFGPGPNSYLPGNNFVENPYRNSGGGGNWQQFSSSSYGNNRPHEQGPISPGSNYNQGQGGWNNNQNTVGFYGPAGNNYGGNGGNFNRPLPPPPPPPGYGPNRPPPNGPPISGPWNSNDDECFARVWSGQRLDKLAIRGSSSHPSMGGCQLECLQAKDFVCRAYSYRHGPPGSPGDSCILSDRPMPELHPREGLVPDNDFETYERILSGRGCEHIAPFPSSTPWQVPVPTPGESPIKGGNDNDPLPPLLATQLPGVQDRPNSLSQTAQDCYAEYWPSARLSPNVVTVATHAPTLTECLSRCTNSQQKWKTPCRSLAYRHGVHDHNCLLSELAQRDLRPNSDFVHDEDKSIGDGWRLMAWDWSDERCRVPGYGGSTSLNTWDDRDKNNWNQRPAGGYGSTAPPSSFSTSFGGGSGYGGSSIPPPPPTYSTGSSYFGSNQLGGSGGDAMAFTVSGKPCAAGHVCTMNPGAEFWSCPLDSNHGKDWDYCCSPTHRCGYSEGMQMPWCYVGLSKLQWRPCSERYWPYQNSRMDDREGRFLPVAYLHKSGPPGSEELHTNRNQTTLNASHSDNVTYERINERWPQQNETLISSATNSTEQTSTTTAKTTEANKDQDDSMEMIPVNLTVVEAEI; from the exons CTTCATGCGAGAAAAAGTGCTACGAGAACAACGACTGCCGCGCCTTCAGTTTCGG AATGGGCCGGCACGGTAACGGCACGTGCGAGATGCAAGTGAGGAACTCAGCCGAAAAGGCCGATCAGCGGCGGGGCAGACGGCCGCGCAAGCTGGAAACCACCCAGCAGCCTGAGGACCCCGACTACGACCTTTTCGAAAGGAAACCCGAGTGCGACACGCCGTCTGACTCGCAGCACCCACCTGGGGAAGGAGTAACGATGGTCCCGCCTTTCCTTGGCAATGTGGACAACATGGGTCACGGCCAAGGCCACGAGGACAACAACAGGCCCGGACAGGGCGCACAAGCAG GCTGCTTCCGCCGTTTGTTTTCTGGCAAAAAGGTGGCCCCTCACTCGATTAGACGTTCAATGCCAGTTCGCTCAGTCCAGGAGTGTGAGCATGCTTGTTTgggagaaaaacaatttttgtgcgAAGGTTTCAATTTAAG AGTTGACAACCACGGTTTCGGGCGCGGGAGTTGTGAGCTGACCGACGTGACCTCCAACAAACTCGGCGACagtcttttgaaaaatttcgttGACGACTACGAATTCAGCTTCTACGAGAGACAGGGTGGCTCCCCGCAATGCGGCCCAGCTTCCTCTTCGTCCCACGGTGGTGGCAACTCTTACTCTGGCACCGCAACGTTTGTGCCCTCTCAGGGTCCTCCTGGCGGATACAACAATGGCAACGGTTTCCCCCCGAATCAACGCCCACCGTCGTATCCGTTTGGGCAACCTCCTGGCAAACCGCAAGGTCCTTATGGCAGACCAGGGCAGGGCAATTATGGTCCTGGACCTGGGTCAAATAATTTCGGACCGCGACCCCAAGGACCTGGACCAAATAATTACGGGCCTGGACCAAACAGTTTCGGACCTggaccaaataataatttcgggTCTGGACCTAACAGTTATGGACCGGGACCTAACAATTTCGGACCTGGACCAAACAGACCAGGACCCAGCAACTTTGGCCCGGGCCCAAATAGCTACCTCCCTGGAAACAATTTCGTTGAGAACCCCTACAGAAATAGTGGTGGAGGTGGTAACTGGCAGCAATTCTCTTCATCATCGTATGGAAACAACCGGCCTCATGAGCAG ggtCCAATTAGTCCTGGATCAAACTATAACCAGGGGCAAGGAGGGTGGAACAATAATCAAAATACTGTAGGTTTTTACGGGCCGGCTGGTAATAACTATGGAGGAAACGGAGGCAATTTCAACAGACCGCTGCCTCCGCCACCACCTCCACCTGGCTATGGTCCAAACAGGCCCCCTCCCAATGGCCCACCAATAAGTGGTCCTTGGAACTCTAATGAtg ACGAGTGTTTCGCGAGGGTTTGGAGCGGCCAGCGCCTTGACAAGCTGGCCATCAGAGGTTCATCCAGCCATCCTTCGATGGGAGGCTGCCAGCTCGAATGCTTGCAAGCCAAAGACTTTGTATGCCGCGCCTACAGCTATCGCCACGGGCCCCCTGGATCCCCTGGCGACTCGTGCATTCTGTCCGACCGGCCGATGCCAGAGTTACATCCGCGAGAGGGCCTCGTGCCAGACAACGATTTTGAAACCTATGAGCGAATCCTGAGCGGAAGAGGGTGCGAACACATTGCCCCTTTCCCTTCGTCCACCCCTTGGCAAGTGCCAGTGCCCACCCCTGGAGAGTCTCCTATAAAGGGCGGAAACGACAATGACCCGCTGCCACCCCTGCTGGCTACGCAGCTGCCTGGAGTTCAGGACAGGCCAAATTCGCTATCGCAAACGGCACAAG attgttaCGCCGAATACTGGCCATCCGCGCGTCTCTCGCCTAACGTCGTCACGGTGGCCACACACGCGCCTACTCTGACCGAGTGCTTATCAAGATGTACCAATTCgcagcaaaaatggaaaacgcCATGCCGATCCCTGGCTTACAG ACATGGAGTTCATGACCACAATTGTCTTTTGAGCGAGCTTGCTCAGAGGGATCTGCGACCAAACTCTGATTTCGTGCACGATGAAGACAAGTCCATTGGAGATGGCTGGCGATTGATGGCCTGGGACTGGTCGGACGAGCGCTGTCGAGTTCCAGGTTACGGAGGTTCGACCAGTTTGAATACTTGGGATG ATAGGGACAAAAACAATTGGAACCAGAGACCTGCAGGGGGCTATGGCAGCACCGCGCCACCATCCAGCTTCAGCACCAGTTTTGGCGGAGGATCCGGCTACGGCGGCTCCAGTATTCCCCCACCGCCACCCACCTACAGCACTGGTAGCAGCTACTTTGGCAGCAACCAACTTGGCGGCTCCGGCGGGGACGCAATGGCGTTTACCGTCAGCGGCAAGCCATGCGCGGCAGGGCACGTGTGCACCATGAACCCTGGCGCGGAGTTCTGGTCGTGTCCCTTGGACTCAAACCACGGGAAGGACTGGGATTACTGCTGCAGCCCCACCCACAGGTGCGGATACTCGGAAGGAATGCAAATGCCATG GTGTTACGTTGGACTGTCCAAGCTGCAGTGGAGACCTTGCAGCGAAAGGTATTGGCCGTACCAAAACAGCAGAATGGACGACCGGGAGGGACGTTTCCTGCCGGTTGCCTATCTCCATAAATCAGGGCCGCCGGGCTCTGAGGAATTGCATACAAACAGAAACCAAACGACACTGAATGCCTCTCACAGTGATAACGTGAC gtacGAAAGAATAAATGAGAGGTGGCCGCAACAAAATGAAACGCTAATTTCATCGGCAACCAACAGCACAGAACAAACATCAACCACGACAGCAAAGACAACTGAGGCCAACAAAGACCAAGATGACTCCATGGAAATGATTCCTGTTAATTTGACAGTTGTAGAGGCTGAAATTTAA